The following proteins are encoded in a genomic region of Methylobacterium tardum:
- a CDS encoding RNA polymerase subunit sigma-70: MATLKEFEEALREHGMNMALALLERLRERDRATRTVKPARRLTGQKMTPELARAILDLHATTGMTQQEIAFKVGVNQGRVNEVIKRGKWLTDDPGAPEAVARDKAVARMRGDPKPKKPAAARSASGRTKERKAPPPKARNQGQLALGDL, encoded by the coding sequence ATGGCGACCCTGAAGGAATTCGAGGAAGCCCTGCGCGAGCACGGCATGAACATGGCGCTGGCGCTGCTGGAGCGCCTGCGCGAGCGCGACCGCGCGACCCGCACGGTCAAGCCGGCCCGGCGCCTGACCGGGCAGAAGATGACCCCGGAACTCGCCCGGGCGATCCTGGATCTGCACGCCACGACCGGCATGACCCAGCAGGAGATCGCCTTCAAGGTCGGGGTGAACCAGGGCCGGGTCAACGAGGTGATCAAGCGCGGCAAGTGGCTCACGGACGATCCGGGCGCCCCCGAGGCCGTGGCCCGCGACAAGGCCGTCGCCCGGATGCGCGGCGATCCCAAGCCCAAGAAGCCGGCCGCCGCCCGCTCTGCCTCCGGCCGGACCAAGGAGCGCAAGGCCCCGCCTCCGAAGGCGCGCAATCAGGGGCAGCTGGCCCTGGGAGATCTTTAG
- a CDS encoding GNAT family N-acetyltransferase has product MVANLARGAYSALGAGWHKGVQWGVGAPIAKLRRRQMQPRLDEVGPAGIADVLSADRAIRLPDPFEGRSLGRIGSLEVRLATRKSEIRRAQRLRFKVFYEEMSAVPTGLAALSRRDVDSYDALCDHLLVLDHAAPKRTKPFVEPRPKVVGTYRLLRSEVAARHAGFYSEGEYDLGPLLAAQGHRRLLELGRSCVLKPYRSKRTVELLWQGIYAYVLHHRIDALIGCASLEGTDPDRLALPLAFLHHHARAPEGWRASALPERAVAMDRLPREAVDPKAALQALPPLIKGYLRLGATFGDGAVIDRQFGTTDVFVTLPVEAIGARYRGHFAPAG; this is encoded by the coding sequence ATGGTCGCCAATCTCGCCCGCGGAGCCTACAGCGCACTGGGAGCCGGCTGGCACAAGGGCGTGCAATGGGGCGTCGGCGCGCCGATCGCCAAGCTGCGCCGTCGGCAGATGCAACCACGCCTGGACGAGGTCGGTCCGGCCGGCATCGCCGATGTCCTCTCGGCCGATCGCGCCATCCGCCTGCCGGATCCGTTCGAGGGACGTAGCCTCGGCCGCATCGGCAGCCTGGAGGTGCGGCTGGCGACGCGGAAATCCGAGATCCGCCGGGCGCAGCGCCTGCGCTTCAAGGTGTTCTACGAGGAGATGTCGGCGGTCCCGACCGGGCTCGCCGCCCTGTCCCGGCGCGACGTCGACAGCTACGACGCGCTCTGCGACCACCTCCTCGTCCTCGACCATGCCGCTCCGAAGCGGACGAAGCCGTTCGTCGAGCCCCGTCCCAAGGTGGTCGGGACCTACCGGCTGCTGCGCAGCGAGGTGGCCGCGCGCCATGCCGGCTTCTATTCCGAGGGCGAATACGACCTCGGGCCGCTGCTCGCCGCGCAGGGGCACCGGCGGCTGCTGGAGCTCGGCCGGTCCTGCGTGCTGAAGCCCTACCGGAGCAAGCGCACCGTCGAGCTGCTGTGGCAGGGGATCTACGCCTACGTCCTGCACCACCGGATCGACGCGCTGATCGGCTGCGCCAGCCTGGAGGGCACCGATCCGGACCGGCTGGCGCTGCCGCTCGCCTTCCTGCACCACCATGCCCGTGCTCCAGAGGGGTGGCGCGCCTCGGCACTGCCTGAGCGCGCGGTGGCGATGGACCGGCTGCCGAGGGAGGCAGTCGATCCCAAGGCGGCCCTGCAGGCCCTGCCGCCGCTGATCAAGGGCTACCTGCGCCTCGGCGCCACCTTCGGCGATGGCGCGGTGATCGACCGCCAGTTCGGCACCACCGACGTGTTCGTGACGCTGCCGGTCGAGGCGATCGGGGCGCGCTACCGGGGGCATTTCGCGCCGGCCGGGTGA
- a CDS encoding Hsp20 family protein — MRQFDLAPLYRSTVGFDRLFSALDQFASAEAAPTYPPYNIERTGENAYRITVAVAGFTESDLSIEVRENALTLKGERKPEGKAEFLHQGIAARAFERRFQLADHVQVTGAALENGLLHIDLVREVPEAKKPRRIQIATAGRASAPVIEGDVRTDAVQQAA; from the coding sequence ATGCGTCAGTTCGATCTCGCGCCCCTCTACCGTTCCACGGTCGGCTTCGACCGGCTGTTCTCCGCTCTCGACCAGTTCGCGAGCGCCGAGGCTGCGCCCACCTACCCGCCCTACAACATCGAGCGGACCGGCGAGAACGCCTACCGCATCACCGTCGCGGTCGCCGGCTTCACCGAGTCCGACCTGTCGATCGAGGTGCGGGAGAACGCGCTCACGCTGAAGGGCGAGCGCAAGCCCGAGGGCAAGGCGGAGTTCCTGCATCAGGGCATTGCGGCCCGCGCCTTCGAGCGCCGCTTCCAGCTCGCCGACCATGTTCAGGTGACCGGCGCCGCGCTTGAGAACGGCCTCCTCCACATCGACCTCGTCCGCGAGGTTCCGGAGGCGAAGAAGCCGCGCCGCATCCAGATCGCCACGGCGGGCCGCGCCAGCGCCCCGGTGATCGAGGGTGACGTCCGCACGGACGCCGTCCAGCAGGCCGCCTGA
- a CDS encoding alpha/beta fold hydrolase — protein MRRFDGEIGREPPLLTLRSTPDNPVPPGGTLIAVGTRDDCTLRAAYWQTTARSCRGTICLLQGRAEFIEKYYETIRELRSRGFAVVAFDWRGQGESDRRVDDPHKGHVAHFDEYRLDLKAVAETVLVPLMPEPHIGLAHSMGGCVALLGALDGWLPFRRLVALAPMLSIRMIRWPAGAALLSRGLHRLGLGSRYIPFGKPVSIATKPFAGNRLSRDPVRYARNAAAARQVGAGAVGDPTIAWLAEAFRAMARLRDPRAAPRIALPTLILAAGADPVCGTPDTERFAARLKAGHILVLPDSRHEILTERDAIRQDFWAAFEAFAPGSPLPSHAEVEAHAAAVPVA, from the coding sequence GTGAGACGGTTCGACGGTGAGATCGGGCGGGAGCCGCCGCTCCTGACCCTGCGCAGCACGCCGGACAACCCGGTGCCGCCCGGCGGCACTCTGATCGCGGTCGGCACGCGCGACGATTGCACCCTGCGGGCGGCGTACTGGCAGACTACGGCGCGCAGCTGCCGCGGCACGATCTGCCTGCTCCAGGGCCGGGCCGAGTTCATCGAGAAGTACTACGAGACGATCCGGGAGCTGCGGAGCCGGGGCTTCGCGGTCGTCGCCTTCGACTGGCGCGGTCAGGGCGAGTCGGACCGGCGGGTGGACGACCCGCACAAGGGCCACGTCGCCCATTTCGACGAGTACCGCCTCGACCTGAAGGCCGTCGCCGAGACGGTGCTGGTCCCGCTGATGCCGGAGCCGCATATCGGCCTCGCGCACTCGATGGGTGGATGCGTCGCCCTCCTCGGGGCTCTCGACGGCTGGCTGCCGTTCCGGCGCCTGGTGGCGCTGGCGCCGATGCTGTCGATCCGGATGATCCGCTGGCCGGCGGGCGCCGCCCTGCTGTCGCGGGGCTTGCATCGGCTCGGGCTGGGGAGCCGCTACATCCCGTTCGGCAAGCCGGTCTCGATCGCGACGAAACCCTTCGCGGGGAACCGCCTCTCGCGCGATCCCGTCCGCTACGCCCGCAATGCCGCGGCGGCCCGGCAGGTCGGCGCCGGCGCCGTCGGCGATCCGACGATCGCGTGGCTGGCCGAGGCGTTCCGAGCCATGGCGCGCCTGCGCGACCCGCGCGCGGCGCCGCGCATCGCGCTGCCGACGCTGATCCTCGCGGCCGGCGCCGACCCGGTCTGCGGCACCCCCGACACCGAGCGCTTCGCGGCCCGGCTGAAGGCCGGCCATATCCTGGTCCTGCCGGATTCCCGGCACGAGATCCTGACCGAGCGCGACGCGATCCGGCAGGATTTCTGGGCGGCCTTCGAGGCCTTCGCGCCGGGCTCGCCCCTGCCCTCCCACGCGGAGGTCGAGGCGCACGCCGCCGCGGTGCCGGTGGCGTGA
- a CDS encoding SixA phosphatase family protein, translating to MRRLILLRHAKSDRPAGVADRERPLNDRGRRTAPAVGAHLAKEGFRPDLALVSTALRTRETWDAMAAALGNPETRLQPEIYEAPARRILDVIKTAPDTAAAVIVVGHNPGLGDLAVDLAGEGPRAARDRLALEFPTAAYAVIEFDAAHWSEIASDRGRLERFVRPRDIDPDLAG from the coding sequence ATGCGCAGGCTGATCCTGTTGCGGCACGCCAAGTCGGACCGCCCGGCGGGCGTCGCCGACCGCGAACGTCCGCTCAACGACCGCGGCCGCCGGACCGCGCCGGCCGTGGGCGCCCATCTGGCGAAGGAGGGATTCCGCCCCGACCTCGCCCTGGTCTCGACGGCGCTGCGGACGCGGGAGACCTGGGACGCGATGGCTGCCGCGCTCGGCAATCCCGAGACGCGCTTGCAGCCGGAGATCTACGAGGCCCCGGCCCGCCGGATCCTCGACGTGATCAAGACCGCACCCGATACGGCGGCCGCCGTGATCGTCGTCGGCCACAACCCGGGCCTCGGCGATCTTGCGGTCGATCTGGCGGGGGAGGGGCCGCGGGCCGCCCGCGACCGCCTCGCCCTGGAGTTCCCGACCGCCGCCTACGCGGTGATCGAGTTCGACGCCGCCCACTGGTCGGAGATCGCCTCGGACCGGGGCCGCCTGGAGCGGTTCGTGCGCCCGCGCGACATCGACCCGGACCTCGCCGGCTGA
- a CDS encoding class I fructose-bisphosphate aldolase encodes MERSPRVTEILSWYGADSPGTLTNLARMLEHGRLGGTGKMLILPVDQGFEHGPARSFGPNPPAYDPHYHFELALAAGCNAYAAPLGFLEAGARDYAGRIPLILKLNDHDLLADEEDPEQAITGSVADALRLGACAIGFTIYPGSTHRNAMYGQIRAIAKEAKSVGLAVVIWSYARGSALSKEGETAIDVIGYAAQIAAQLGAHIIKVKLPTAHIEQPAARNVYESTSIPIGTAAERVRHVVQCAFNGRRIVIFSGGAHAEEAPFLDEIRAIQAGGGFGSIVGRNAFQRPREDALKLLGQITDIYAGR; translated from the coding sequence ATGGAACGATCGCCCCGCGTCACCGAGATCCTGTCCTGGTACGGGGCCGACAGCCCCGGGACGCTCACCAACCTTGCCCGCATGCTGGAGCACGGCAGACTCGGCGGCACCGGCAAGATGCTGATCCTGCCGGTGGACCAGGGTTTCGAGCACGGTCCCGCTCGCAGCTTCGGCCCGAACCCGCCGGCCTACGATCCGCACTACCATTTCGAGCTCGCCCTGGCGGCGGGCTGCAACGCCTACGCGGCGCCGCTGGGCTTCCTGGAGGCGGGCGCGCGGGACTATGCCGGGCGGATCCCGCTGATCCTCAAGCTCAACGACCACGATCTCCTGGCCGACGAGGAGGATCCCGAGCAGGCGATCACCGGCTCGGTGGCGGACGCGCTGCGGCTCGGCGCCTGCGCCATCGGCTTCACGATCTATCCGGGCTCGACCCACCGCAACGCCATGTACGGCCAGATCCGCGCCATCGCCAAGGAGGCCAAGAGCGTCGGGCTCGCGGTGGTGATCTGGTCCTACGCGCGGGGCTCGGCCCTGTCGAAGGAGGGCGAGACCGCCATCGACGTGATCGGCTACGCGGCGCAGATCGCCGCGCAGCTCGGCGCGCACATCATCAAGGTCAAGCTGCCCACCGCCCATATCGAGCAGCCGGCGGCCAGGAATGTCTATGAGTCGACAAGCATCCCGATCGGCACGGCGGCCGAGCGCGTCCGCCACGTGGTGCAATGCGCCTTCAACGGCCGGCGGATCGTGATCTTCTCCGGCGGCGCCCACGCCGAGGAGGCCCCGTTCCTCGACGAGATCCGGGCGATCCAGGCGGGGGGCGGCTTCGGCTCGATCGTCGGGCGCAACGCCTTCCAGCGCCCCCGCGAAGACGCGCTGAAGCTGCTCGGGCAGATCACCGACATCTACGCGGGCCGATAA
- a CDS encoding AAA family ATPase, with amino-acid sequence MRFSGTETYVATPDLTAAVNAAVVLERPLLVKGEPGTGKTVLAEEIAKGLNAPLIVWNIKSTTKAQQGLYEYDAVSRLRDSQLGDPRVSEIGNYIRRGKLWEAFTAPERPVLLIDEIDKADIEFPNDLLTELDRMEFHVYETGETVKAVRRPIVIITSNNEKELPDAFLRRCFFHYIKFPDSETLQRIVGVHYPGIKHRLAEEALRTFLAMREVPGIKKKPSTSELLDWLKLLVSEDIAPETLREQDGRKLIPPLHGALLKNEQDVSLFEKLAFMMRRDQRGG; translated from the coding sequence ATGCGCTTTTCCGGCACCGAGACCTACGTCGCGACCCCCGACCTCACCGCGGCGGTCAACGCCGCCGTGGTCCTGGAAAGGCCGCTCCTCGTGAAGGGCGAGCCCGGGACCGGCAAGACCGTGCTCGCCGAGGAGATCGCCAAGGGCCTGAACGCGCCGCTGATCGTCTGGAACATCAAGTCGACCACCAAGGCGCAGCAGGGCCTCTACGAGTACGACGCGGTCTCGCGTCTGCGCGACTCGCAGCTCGGCGACCCGCGGGTCTCGGAGATCGGCAACTACATCCGGCGCGGCAAGCTCTGGGAGGCGTTCACGGCGCCCGAGCGCCCGGTCCTGCTCATCGACGAGATCGACAAGGCCGATATCGAGTTCCCCAACGACCTGCTGACCGAACTCGACCGGATGGAGTTCCACGTCTACGAGACCGGCGAGACCGTCAAAGCCGTGCGCCGGCCGATCGTCATCATCACGTCGAACAACGAGAAGGAGCTGCCGGACGCGTTCCTGCGCCGCTGCTTCTTCCACTACATCAAGTTTCCCGATTCCGAGACGCTGCAGCGCATCGTCGGCGTCCATTATCCGGGCATCAAGCACCGCCTCGCCGAGGAGGCTTTGCGCACCTTCCTGGCGATGCGCGAGGTCCCGGGAATCAAGAAGAAGCCCTCGACCTCGGAACTGCTCGACTGGCTGAAGCTCCTCGTCTCCGAGGACATCGCCCCCGAGACCCTGCGCGAGCAGGACGGCCGCAAGCTGATCCCGCCGCTGCACGGGGCGCTCCTGAAGAACGAGCAGGATGTCAGCCTGTTCGAGAAGCTCGCCTTCATGATGCGCCGGGACCAGCGCGGCGGCTGA
- a CDS encoding ATPase, producing MDATRPMISIKSIFSGPASPPNRDLKREQREWKLESDRWRHQRHVDKGYRIKWGYVGIAYLVEFMVIGASLWGAWLFAGVYSDGDWHAFYFMLLAPMVYAAVELCRVPLGILARTQRSYFVRALAVIGIIFAAGVTTKSVSQLGEMMFHPRLMEAARTKTALKDAQADRATIGDRIKAADERVAQYTAELDQIEKRSADNAQQLAGLPAQRCERVFGTNSKGRKYQNLKCVADPRVAALSQGVAKASADRASMIKDLEEARKARAALDPGAADRRVADAEQGYRNAVNRSQLHSFTAMVYGVDPIDVTESQVHAFLRIFVFLPAICAAFASTILALCAVSTRRTFMDEDDLGAAVNPEAAPYMLDAIADALRSHPEPILPRAANASGAVIPMNRPAQGQQALPNQTLPGQTLPAAGAGA from the coding sequence ATGGATGCGACGAGGCCGATGATCTCCATCAAATCGATATTTTCCGGTCCTGCTTCGCCACCCAACCGCGACCTGAAGCGCGAGCAGCGCGAGTGGAAGCTGGAATCGGATCGCTGGCGCCACCAGCGTCACGTCGACAAGGGCTACCGCATCAAGTGGGGCTACGTGGGTATCGCGTACCTCGTCGAGTTCATGGTGATCGGCGCCTCGTTGTGGGGCGCGTGGCTGTTCGCGGGCGTCTACAGCGACGGTGACTGGCACGCCTTCTACTTCATGCTGCTGGCGCCGATGGTCTACGCCGCGGTGGAGCTGTGCCGCGTGCCGCTCGGCATCCTGGCCCGGACCCAGCGCTCGTACTTCGTGCGCGCGCTCGCGGTGATCGGCATCATCTTCGCGGCGGGCGTGACCACCAAGTCGGTGTCGCAGCTCGGCGAGATGATGTTCCATCCCCGTCTGATGGAAGCGGCCCGGACGAAGACCGCCCTGAAGGACGCGCAGGCCGACCGCGCCACGATCGGCGACCGCATCAAGGCGGCCGACGAGCGCGTGGCCCAGTACACCGCCGAGCTCGACCAGATCGAGAAGCGCTCCGCCGACAACGCCCAGCAGCTCGCCGGCCTCCCGGCCCAGCGCTGCGAGCGCGTGTTCGGCACCAACAGCAAGGGCCGCAAGTACCAGAACCTGAAATGCGTGGCCGATCCCCGCGTCGCCGCCCTGTCGCAGGGCGTCGCCAAGGCGTCCGCCGACCGCGCCTCCATGATCAAGGACCTGGAGGAGGCCCGCAAGGCGCGCGCCGCCCTCGATCCGGGGGCCGCCGACCGGCGCGTGGCCGATGCCGAGCAGGGCTACCGCAACGCGGTCAACCGCTCGCAGCTCCATTCCTTCACCGCCATGGTCTACGGCGTCGACCCGATCGACGTGACCGAGAGCCAGGTCCACGCGTTCCTGCGGATCTTCGTGTTCCTGCCGGCGATCTGCGCGGCCTTCGCGTCGACGATCCTGGCGCTCTGCGCGGTCTCGACCCGCCGGACCTTCATGGACGAGGACGACCTCGGCGCCGCCGTGAACCCGGAGGCCGCCCCCTACATGCTGGACGCGATCGCCGACGCCCTGCGCTCGCATCCTGAGCCGATCCTGCCGCGCGCCGCCAACGCCTCGGGCGCGGTGATCCCGATGAACCGACCGGCCCAGGGCCAGCAGGCTCTGCCCAACCAGACCCTGCCGGGCCAGACCCTACCTGCTGCGGGAGCGGGCGCATGA
- a CDS encoding cation:proton antiporter yields the protein MPEVQISGVHSGSYKEAILFLVTAGIVVPLFHRLRISPVLGFIGAGALLGPFGLGRLADTYPSVHLFTIGNRAEIAHLAEFGVIFLMFMIGIELSWERLRILRRLVFGLGSLQVGCSALILGAILYGLNVPLTGAVIVGIGLALSPTAVVLPVLAEQKRLNAPTGRTSFAVLLFQDLAVAPVLFAIAVLGRDDGGDKGWALAMALGQAAIALVLIVVAGRLALRPLFQLVARTRSTELFMAACLLVIVGTALTAAASGLSMTLGAFVAGLLLAETEYRRAIEATIDPFKGLLLGVFFVSVGMNLDPAQLMASPGAILGLSLALVLIKAAVVMMAAPVLKIPRPVALETALLLGPGGEFAYVLIGGAMATGLVPEEVGAAALVVTTVTMIMIPALAAIGRRLKMRATASAQAAVKAEPWPERVENRVIVAGFGRVGRQVGEMLERHKIPYLAVDSDAARVAEQRRAGAPVYFGDSGNTEMLRRCDIATARALVVTLDNPRAVEAAVSAARAERPDLTIVARARDARHASSLYELGVDDAVPETIEASLQLSEAVLVDVGVPMGLVIASIHERRDEYRTLLKKRENEAKPIFRARRTVGKTLGKPSAKREPERQEVAAGQEA from the coding sequence ATGCCAGAGGTCCAGATCTCGGGAGTCCATTCGGGCTCCTACAAGGAAGCGATCCTATTCCTCGTCACGGCGGGCATCGTGGTGCCGCTGTTCCACCGCCTGCGGATCTCGCCGGTTCTCGGCTTCATCGGTGCCGGCGCCCTGCTCGGACCCTTCGGCCTCGGCCGGCTGGCCGACACCTACCCCTCCGTGCATCTCTTCACCATCGGCAACCGCGCCGAGATCGCCCATCTCGCCGAGTTCGGCGTGATCTTCCTGATGTTCATGATCGGGATCGAGCTGTCCTGGGAGCGCCTGCGGATCCTGCGTCGCCTGGTCTTCGGCCTCGGCTCCCTGCAGGTGGGCTGCTCCGCGCTGATCCTCGGGGCGATCCTCTACGGGCTCAACGTGCCGCTCACCGGCGCGGTGATCGTCGGCATCGGCCTCGCCCTGTCGCCGACCGCCGTGGTGCTGCCGGTTCTGGCCGAGCAGAAGCGGCTCAATGCGCCCACCGGCCGCACCAGCTTCGCGGTCCTGCTGTTCCAGGATCTGGCGGTGGCGCCGGTCCTGTTCGCCATCGCGGTGCTCGGCCGCGACGATGGCGGTGACAAGGGCTGGGCGCTGGCAATGGCGCTCGGCCAGGCGGCGATCGCGCTGGTGCTGATCGTGGTCGCGGGGCGCCTTGCGCTGCGCCCCCTGTTCCAGCTGGTGGCGCGCACGCGCTCCACGGAGCTGTTCATGGCGGCCTGCCTGCTGGTCATCGTCGGAACGGCGCTGACCGCAGCGGCGAGCGGCCTGTCGATGACCCTGGGCGCCTTCGTGGCCGGCCTGCTGCTCGCCGAGACCGAGTATCGCCGGGCGATCGAGGCGACGATCGACCCGTTCAAGGGCCTACTGCTGGGCGTGTTCTTCGTCTCGGTGGGCATGAACCTGGACCCGGCCCAGCTCATGGCGTCGCCGGGGGCGATCCTCGGCCTGTCCTTGGCGCTGGTCCTGATCAAGGCCGCCGTGGTGATGATGGCGGCGCCCGTCCTGAAGATCCCCCGGCCGGTGGCCCTGGAGACGGCGCTCCTCCTCGGGCCGGGCGGCGAGTTCGCCTACGTGCTGATCGGCGGCGCCATGGCGACCGGGCTGGTGCCGGAGGAGGTCGGGGCGGCCGCCCTGGTGGTCACCACCGTCACGATGATCATGATCCCGGCCCTGGCGGCGATCGGGCGGCGGCTCAAGATGCGGGCGACGGCCAGCGCCCAGGCCGCCGTCAAGGCGGAGCCGTGGCCGGAGCGGGTGGAGAACCGGGTGATCGTGGCGGGCTTCGGCCGCGTCGGCCGACAGGTCGGCGAGATGCTGGAGCGGCACAAGATCCCGTATCTCGCCGTCGATTCCGACGCCGCCCGGGTCGCCGAGCAGCGCCGCGCCGGCGCGCCGGTCTATTTCGGCGACAGCGGCAACACCGAGATGCTGCGCCGCTGCGACATCGCCACGGCCCGGGCCCTGGTGGTGACCCTCGACAATCCGCGCGCCGTCGAGGCGGCGGTGTCGGCGGCCCGCGCGGAGCGGCCGGACCTGACCATCGTGGCCCGTGCCCGCGACGCCCGTCACGCGTCGTCCCTCTACGAACTCGGCGTCGATGACGCGGTGCCGGAGACGATCGAGGCCTCCCTGCAGCTCTCCGAGGCCGTGCTGGTCGATGTCGGCGTGCCGATGGGACTCGTCATCGCGTCGATCCATGAGCGCCGGGACGAGTACCGGACCCTGCTGAAGAAGCGCGAGAACGAGGCGAAGCCGATCTTCCGCGCCCGCCGCACGGTGGGCAAGACTCTGGGCAAGCCGTCGGCCAAGCGGGAGCCCGAGCGTCAGGAGGTGGCGGCCGGCCAGGAGGCGTGA
- a CDS encoding vWA domain-containing protein, with amino-acid sequence MLLQFFTALRDAKVPVSLKEYLTLLDALDRGLAGHDVEAFYFLSRTALVKDEAHLDRFDRVFGTVFKGLESLGEAVEPTPIPEEWLRKLAEKYLTEAEKAELKALGWDKLFETLKQRLAEQKGRHQGGSKWIGTGGTSPFGAYGYNPEGIRIGQDGNRNFRAVKVWDKREFKDLDDDREIGARTMRLALRRLRRFARTGAAEELDLDGTIRESARQGYIDVKLRPERRNAVKVLLFLDVGGSMDWHIEQAEALFSAARSEFKHLAHYYFHNCPYEAVWTENRRRHEAKTPLLDVIRTYGSDYRLVFVGDASMSPYEIATAGGSVEHWNAEAGAVWMQRLLDHFPKAAWLNPVPETHWGYTQSIGMMQRLVSGRMFPLTLEGLDAAARALVR; translated from the coding sequence ATGCTGCTGCAGTTCTTCACGGCCCTCCGGGACGCCAAGGTGCCCGTCTCCCTGAAGGAGTACCTGACGCTTCTCGACGCCCTCGACCGGGGCCTCGCCGGGCACGATGTCGAGGCGTTCTATTTCCTGTCGCGCACGGCGCTGGTGAAGGACGAGGCGCATCTCGACCGGTTCGACCGGGTGTTCGGCACGGTGTTCAAGGGTCTCGAGAGCCTCGGGGAGGCGGTGGAGCCCACACCCATTCCCGAGGAGTGGCTGCGCAAGCTCGCGGAAAAATACCTGACCGAGGCCGAGAAGGCGGAGCTGAAGGCGCTCGGCTGGGACAAATTGTTCGAGACCCTGAAGCAGCGGCTCGCCGAGCAGAAGGGGCGCCACCAGGGCGGCTCGAAATGGATCGGCACCGGCGGCACCTCGCCCTTCGGCGCCTACGGCTACAACCCGGAAGGGATCCGCATCGGACAGGACGGCAACCGCAACTTCCGGGCGGTGAAGGTCTGGGACAAGCGCGAGTTCAAGGATCTCGACGACGACCGGGAGATCGGCGCGCGCACCATGCGCCTCGCGCTGCGGCGCCTGCGCCGCTTCGCCCGGACCGGCGCGGCCGAGGAGCTCGACCTCGACGGCACGATCCGCGAAAGCGCCCGCCAGGGCTACATCGATGTGAAGCTGCGGCCGGAGCGGCGCAATGCCGTGAAGGTGCTGCTGTTCCTGGACGTCGGCGGCTCGATGGACTGGCACATCGAGCAGGCCGAGGCGCTGTTCTCGGCGGCGCGCTCGGAGTTCAAGCACCTCGCGCATTACTACTTTCACAATTGCCCCTACGAGGCGGTCTGGACCGAGAACCGGCGGCGGCACGAGGCGAAGACCCCGCTGCTCGACGTGATCCGCACCTACGGCAGCGACTACCGGCTCGTCTTCGTGGGCGACGCTTCGATGAGCCCCTACGAGATCGCCACAGCCGGCGGTTCGGTGGAGCACTGGAACGCGGAGGCCGGCGCCGTCTGGATGCAGCGGCTCCTCGACCACTTCCCGAAGGCGGCGTGGCTCAACCCCGTCCCCGAGACACACTGGGGCTACACCCAGTCGATCGGCATGATGCAGCGGCTGGTCTCGGGCCGGATGTTCCCGCTGACCCTGGAGGGTCTCGACGCGGCGGCGCGGGCGCTCGTGCGATAA
- a CDS encoding 2Fe-2S iron-sulfur cluster-binding protein, producing the protein MPKITYVDHAGTERTVEGSVGATVMETALRNNVPGIDAECGGACACATCHVYVADAWIETVGKAQDMEQDMLDFASDVRENSRLSCQIKITPALDGLVVTTPSQQG; encoded by the coding sequence ATGCCCAAGATCACCTACGTCGACCACGCCGGGACGGAGCGGACCGTCGAAGGCAGCGTCGGCGCGACCGTGATGGAGACGGCGCTGCGCAACAACGTCCCGGGGATCGATGCGGAGTGCGGCGGCGCCTGCGCCTGCGCTACCTGCCACGTCTACGTCGCCGACGCCTGGATCGAGACGGTCGGCAAGGCGCAGGACATGGAGCAGGACATGCTGGATTTCGCCAGCGACGTCCGCGAGAATTCCCGCCTGTCCTGCCAGATCAAGATCACGCCGGCGCTGGACGGCCTCGTGGTGACGACGCCGTCCCAGCAGGGCTGA
- a CDS encoding Hpt domain-containing protein yields the protein MPAIDRAALDAQTGGDADLAREVLDLFAGQCRSILPRLTDPALPRDQRADLAHTLKGSAAGVGAAQVRALADVAETHLRSGAGPVALDALADAVTAALSEIAAART from the coding sequence ATGCCGGCCATTGACCGCGCGGCGCTCGATGCGCAGACCGGCGGCGACGCCGACCTCGCCCGCGAGGTTCTGGACCTGTTCGCCGGCCAGTGCCGGTCGATCCTGCCGCGCCTGACCGATCCGGCCCTGCCGCGGGACCAGCGCGCCGACCTCGCCCACACGCTCAAGGGCTCGGCCGCCGGGGTCGGGGCCGCTCAGGTGCGCGCGCTGGCCGACGTCGCGGAGACGCACCTGCGATCCGGCGCCGGACCGGTCGCCCTCGACGCCCTCGCGGACGCGGTCACGGCGGCGCTGTCCGAGATCGCGGCCGCGCGGACCTGA